Within the Desulfobulbaceae bacterium genome, the region ACTTCACCGCTAGAATCTAAAAGTGTAAGCAAACCTTGTAGTGGTTAATCATATTTTGATGCTCTGCTAATTAGTATCTGAACCTGAAAGTGTATCCGGAAGTAATCCACAAAAGGTATAGGGAAATCATGCAGCCTAAAGTATATGTACTGGTTCTAAATTATAACGGAAAACAGCATCTTGAATATTGCCTGCCGTCCATGGCGGCAACGCAATATGATAACTGTCATATTGTGTTGGTAGACAATGGCTCGACAGATGGATCCCTGGAGTTTACTCGTGAGAACTTTAAAGATGTGATCATTTTGGAGAACGGTGCCAATCTTGTTTGGGCAGGCGGCAATAACGCTGGGATAAAATATGCCCTTGAAAATGGCGCTGATTACATTGTTTTGCAAAACAATGATACAAAAGCTGATCCTCGCTGGATAGCTGGGGCGGTTGAGGTGTGCGAAAATGATCCACGGATTGGCATTGTCGGTTTTACAATGTTGCAGGAGTATATTAAGGGCGAAGATCCTGATGAGATACGATTTAAGGAGTTGTCTGCCGCCTGGGAAAAGTTGGAGTACGAAGATGCGCCCCATGTTACTGGTGCGGCTTTTTTTTCGAGAGCAGATGTTTATAGGGATTTAGGGCTGATTGACGAGGCCTATTTTGCATACGGTGAAGAGGATGATATGGCGCGGCGGATTAAGCGTGCCGGCTACTTACAGGTACGGATTAATGTGCCCCTATGGCATTACAATGGGGGGTATTGGAGTAAACGGTTGTGGAAATCTTCATGGTTTGCCATGCGCAATACAATTCGCCTTATTATCAAAAATGAATCGTATTCCGCCGGATGGCAGGAAATTAAAGAGGTGATACGTTTTGTCTGTAAACCGGGAGTTGAGTTTGATCCTAATATACCACATTGTCTGCGAATGAGGCCTTCAAATTTTATGGTTAATTCATTGGCGCTAGGATGTGCGTTTCTGTGGAACATATTTGCCTTGCCAGCTACGCTTAGTGCTCGACGGGAAGATGAACGCCGTATCGATTTGGTTAGAAAACGATGGGCGTAATATCGAAAGTTGGCCGGCAATTAGATCCTGTAGTCTCGACAACTGGT harbors:
- a CDS encoding glycosyltransferase family 2 protein, with product MQPKVYVLVLNYNGKQHLEYCLPSMAATQYDNCHIVLVDNGSTDGSLEFTRENFKDVIILENGANLVWAGGNNAGIKYALENGADYIVLQNNDTKADPRWIAGAVEVCENDPRIGIVGFTMLQEYIKGEDPDEIRFKELSAAWEKLEYEDAPHVTGAAFFSRADVYRDLGLIDEAYFAYGEEDDMARRIKRAGYLQVRINVPLWHYNGGYWSKRLWKSSWFAMRNTIRLIIKNESYSAGWQEIKEVIRFVCKPGVEFDPNIPHCLRMRPSNFMVNSLALGCAFLWNIFALPATLSARREDERRIDLVRKRWA